A single region of the Felis catus isolate Fca126 chromosome F2, F.catus_Fca126_mat1.0, whole genome shotgun sequence genome encodes:
- the RPL7 gene encoding 60S ribosomal protein L7 isoform X1, with product MWNFRPEPREKKKKVPAVPETLKKKRRNFAELKIKRLRKKFAQKMLRKARRKLIYEKAKHYHKEYRQMYRTEIRMARMARKAGNFYVPAEPKLAFVIRIRGINGVSPKVRKVLQLLRLRQIFNGTFVKLNKASVNMLRIVEPYIAWGYPNLKSVNELIYKRGYGKINKKRIALTDNTLIARSLGKYGIICMEDLIHEIYTVGKRFKEANNFLWPFKLSSPRGGMKKKTTHFVEGGDAGNREDQINRLIRRMN from the exons agagaagaaaaagaaggttcCTGCTGTGCCAGAAACTCTCAAGAAAAAGCGAAGGAATTTCGCAGAGTTGAAGATCAAGCGTCTGAGAAAGAAATTTGCCCAAAAAATG CTTCGAAAGGCAAGGAGGAAGCTTATTTATGAAAAAGCTAAGCATTACCACAAGGAATACAGGCAGATGTACAGAACTGAGATTCGAATGGCTAGAATGGCAAGAAAAGCTGGCAACTTCTACGTACCTGCAGAACCCAAATTGGCATTTGTCATCAGGATCCGAGG TATCAATGGTGTGAGCCCAAAGGTTCGAAAGGTGTTGCAGCTTCTTCGCCTTCGCCAGATCTTCAACGGCACCTTTGTTAAGCTCAACAAGGCTTCAGTTAACATGCTAAGGATTGTGGAACCATATATTGCATGGGG GTACCCAAACCTGAAGTCAGTGAATGAATTGATCTACAAGCGTGGTTATGGCAAAATCAACAAGAAGCGAATTGCCCTGACAGATAACACATTGATCGCTCGATCTCTTG GTAAATACGGCATCATCTGCATGGAGGATCTGATTCATGAGATCTACACTGTTGGAAAACGtttcaaagaagcaaacaacTTTTTATGGCCCTTCAAGTTATCTTCTCCACGAGGGGGAATGAAGAAGAAGACCACCCATTTTGTAGAAGGTGGAGATGCTGGCAACAGGGAAGACCAGATCAATAGGCTTATTAGAAGAATGAACTAA
- the RPL7 gene encoding 60S ribosomal protein L7 isoform X2, with translation MEGAEEKKKKVPAVPETLKKKRRNFAELKIKRLRKKFAQKMLRKARRKLIYEKAKHYHKEYRQMYRTEIRMARMARKAGNFYVPAEPKLAFVIRIRGINGVSPKVRKVLQLLRLRQIFNGTFVKLNKASVNMLRIVEPYIAWGYPNLKSVNELIYKRGYGKINKKRIALTDNTLIARSLGKYGIICMEDLIHEIYTVGKRFKEANNFLWPFKLSSPRGGMKKKTTHFVEGGDAGNREDQINRLIRRMN, from the exons agagaagaaaaagaaggttcCTGCTGTGCCAGAAACTCTCAAGAAAAAGCGAAGGAATTTCGCAGAGTTGAAGATCAAGCGTCTGAGAAAGAAATTTGCCCAAAAAATG CTTCGAAAGGCAAGGAGGAAGCTTATTTATGAAAAAGCTAAGCATTACCACAAGGAATACAGGCAGATGTACAGAACTGAGATTCGAATGGCTAGAATGGCAAGAAAAGCTGGCAACTTCTACGTACCTGCAGAACCCAAATTGGCATTTGTCATCAGGATCCGAGG TATCAATGGTGTGAGCCCAAAGGTTCGAAAGGTGTTGCAGCTTCTTCGCCTTCGCCAGATCTTCAACGGCACCTTTGTTAAGCTCAACAAGGCTTCAGTTAACATGCTAAGGATTGTGGAACCATATATTGCATGGGG GTACCCAAACCTGAAGTCAGTGAATGAATTGATCTACAAGCGTGGTTATGGCAAAATCAACAAGAAGCGAATTGCCCTGACAGATAACACATTGATCGCTCGATCTCTTG GTAAATACGGCATCATCTGCATGGAGGATCTGATTCATGAGATCTACACTGTTGGAAAACGtttcaaagaagcaaacaacTTTTTATGGCCCTTCAAGTTATCTTCTCCACGAGGGGGAATGAAGAAGAAGACCACCCATTTTGTAGAAGGTGGAGATGCTGGCAACAGGGAAGACCAGATCAATAGGCTTATTAGAAGAATGAACTAA